In Carassius carassius chromosome 7, fCarCar2.1, whole genome shotgun sequence, one genomic interval encodes:
- the LOC132143321 gene encoding coagulation factor VII-like, producing MSLLSGFYVLLGLYSCHSATVFVGKDEAHGGLIRTKRANSGWFEELKMGNLERECLEEKCSYEEAREVFEHAEATNEFWKIYNVKDHCASNPCENNGLCSIQNAESYTCLCSPGFSGRNCEQEMKDIPDSCLYNNGGCEHFCTEKDAQRSCSCADGYTLGSDGQKCLTKEAFPCGKVPLLQGPGAAVNPKDDARSRIVGGAECPKGHCPWQVLLKYGQKGFCGGVIYKPTWILTAAHCLEKLNVRFLNIVAGEHDIQVDEGTEQVIQVEQMLEHPNYNSSTSDNDIALLRLRKPIVYSTYAVPVCLPLRDTAERELWAVSKHTVSGWGKRSEDGPTSRLLRRLLVPRIRSQECIEISNVALTSNMFCAGYIEGKQDSCKGDSGGPLVTHYRNTTFLLGIVSWGKGCARPGSYGIYTRVSNYLQWIHQQTANSTAATQ from the exons ATGAGTCTCCTGTCAGGGTTTTACGTCCTCTTGGGTCTTTACAGCTGTCATTCTGCTACAG TGTTTGTGGGGAAGGACGAGGCTCATGGGGGTTTGATCCGGACTAAGCGGGCGAACTCGGGCTGGTTTGAGGAGCTGAAGATGGGCAATCTGGAGAGGGAGTGTCTGGAGGAGAAATGTTCGTATGAGGAGGCGCGAGAGGTGTTTGAACACGCGGAGGCCACC AATGAGTTCTGGAAGATCTACAATG TTAAAGATCACTGTGCATCAAATCCATGTGAGAATAATGGGCTCTGCTCGATCCAGAACGCAGAATCCTACACGTGTCTGTGTTCGCCGGGCTTCAGCGGACGCAACTGTGAGCAGG AGATGAAAGACATCCCTGACTCCTGTCTTTATAATAATGGGGGCTGCGAGCACTTCTGCACGGAGAAGGATGCTCAGCGGAGCTGTTCCTGTGCTGATGGATATACCTTAGGGTCAGATGGTCAGAAGTGCCTGACAAAAG AGGCTTTTCCGTGTGGGAAGGTTCCTCTTCTTCAGGGGCCAGGTGCTGCTGTGAATCCTAAGGATGATGCGAGATCTCGTATCGTTGGTGGAGCTGAATGTCCTAAAGGACACTGTCCCTGGCAG GTGTTGCTAAAGTACGGTCAGAAGGGTTTCTGTGGAGGTGTGATCTACAAACCCACCTGGATCCTCACCGCCGCCCACTGTTTGGAAAAACTCAATGTCAGGTTTCTCAATATAGTCGCAG GTGAGCATGACATTCAGGTGGACGAAGGCACAGAACAGGTGATCCAGGTGGAGCAGATGCTCGAGCACCCCAACTACAACTCCAGCACCTCCGACAACGACATCGCCCTGCTGCGTCTGCGCAAACCCATCGTCTACAGCACCTACGCCGTCCCCGTCTGCCTGCCGCTGCGAGACACGGCCGAGCGCGAGCTGTGGGCCGTCAGCAAGCACACGGTCAGCGGCTGGGGCAAACGCAGCGAGGACGGGCCCACGTCACGCTTACTGCGCCGCCTGCTGGTGCCCCGCATCCGCTCACAGGAGTGCATCGAGATCAGCAACGTGGCACTCACCAGCAACATGTTCTGCGCCGGTTACATCGAGGGCAAGCAGGACTCGTGTAAAGGGGACAGCGGTGGGCCTCTGGTGACCCACTACAGGAACACCACCTTCCTGCTGGGCATCGTGAGCTGGGGCAAAGGCTGTGCCCGACCAGGGTCCTACGGCATTTACACCCGCGTCTCCAACTACCTGCAGTGGATCCACCAACAAACAGCCAACTCTACAGCTGCAACACAATGA
- the f7l gene encoding coagulation factor VII, with product MEYNLNRMKLCHMILTLLAVPVCCGLPSVFLSKSEADQALTHRVRRANSFLEELKLGNLERECLEEICSYEEAREIFTVPEQLEDFWKRYTEVDHCQSGPCQNGATCVDQINAYICICPVNFEGRHCDKEIFPPTSYGCLYRNGGCEHFCVEISDSTHRCDCAPGYTLHSDNSSCVPQDRFPCGRTVMKGVSPRIVKGDVCPKGHCPWQALLLHKEQYKCGAVILDSQWILTAAHCIWEKDPNILQVTVGEHLRGKDEGTEQTRKVSKVFIHPRYNHTSADSDIALLRLLSPVRLDAFAIPICLPPVNGTFGRTIGAIRMSTVSGWGHMSQSGPPSPVLQRLDVPRVSLDECKAKSGLKVTRNMLCAGFIEGGRDSCQGDSGGPLVTRYKNTWFLTGIVSWGKGCARADFYGIYTRVSVFVEWIMKTVATA from the exons ATGGAGTACAACCTGAACAGAATGAAGCTCTGCCACATGATCCTGACGCTGCTCGCCGTCCCAGTGTGCTGTGGGCTTCCATCAG TCTTCCTCAGTAAGTCTGAGGCAGACCAGGCATTAACACATCGTGTCCGACGGGCAAACTCCTTCCTGGAGGAGCTGAAGCTGGGAAATCTGGAGAGAGAGTGTCTTGAGGAGATCTGCTCTTATGAGGAGGCCAGAGAGATCTTCACCGTCCCCGAACAACTG GAAGATTTCTGGAAGAGATACACAG AAGTGGATCATTGTCAGTCGGGACCGTGTCAGAACGGAGCCACATGTGTGGATCAGATAAACGCATACATCTGCATCTGTCCTGTGAACTTTGAGGGGCGACACTGTGACAAAG AAATATTTCCACCCACTTCCTACGGATGTTTGTACAGGAATGGTGGCTGCGAGCACTTCTGTGTAGAAATCAGTGATTCGACCCATCGCTGTGATTGTGCCCCTGGATACACACTACACTCAGACAACAGCAGCTGTGTGCCGCAGG ATCGATTCCCGTGTGGAAGGACTGTGATGAAAGGTGTGAGTCCGAGGATAGTGAAGGGTGACGTGTGTCCTAAAGGACATTGTCCGTGGCAG GCTTTACTACTGCATAAGGAACAGTATAAATGCGGTGCTGTTATTCTAGATTCCCAATGGATTCTCACCGCAGCTCACTGCATTTGGGAAAAGGATCCAAACATCTTACAAGTAACAGTGG GTGAACACCTTCGTGGGAAAGACGAAGGAACCGAACAGACGAGGAAAGTGTCTAAAGTGTTCATCCACCCGCGGTACAACCACACCAGCGCTGACAGCGACATCGCCCTGCTGCGTCTGCTCAGCCCCGTCAGGCTTGACGCCTTCGCTATTCCCATCTGCCTTCCTCCCGTTAACGGCACCTTCGGACGCACCATTGGAGCCATTCGCATGTCCACCGTCAGCGGATGGGGTCATATGTCGCAGTCCGGTCCGCCGTCTCCGGTTCTTCAGCGGCTGGATGTGCCGAGGGTCTCTTTAGACGAGTGCAAGGCAAAGTCTGGGCTTAAGGTGACCAGGAACATGCTGTGTGCCGGCTTCATCGAGGGCGGCCGAGACTCCTGTCAGGGGGACAGCGGAGGGCCACTGGTCACCCGCTATAAGAACACATGGTTTCTGACAGGGATCGTGAGTTGGGGCAAAGGCTGTGCACGCGCTGACTTCTACGGCATCTACACGCGCGTGTCTGTCTTTGTGGAGTGGATCATGAAGACTGTAGCCACTGCATGA